DNA from Anaerolineales bacterium:
TAGTTGCCCTATGATACGGCCTTTGCTCAGGCTTTGGGCAGGCTGGCGGCCAGGATCTCCAGCGTCTTGTCAATGATCTCGGCTGGGGTGTCCAGCGTGCCACGGAAGCGCACGGAGCGGTTGCCGCAGCTGAGCGCGTAGACACCGTTGTCCTTCATGCGTGCCAGCAGGGCATCGCGCTCGGCGCTGTTGGGGACATCAAAGGCCACCATCATGCCGCGGCCGCGCACGTTGTCCAGGAAGCCCTTGGAGCCAGCCGCCACGGTTTGCAAGCCAGCGATGAGCTTCTCACCCATCTTGGCCGTGTGCTCCACCAGCTTCTCTTCGGCCATGATCTCGATAAAACGCTGCGAACGCACCATATCGGTAAGGTCGCCACCCCAGGTGGAGTTGATGCGGCTCTCTTCTTCGAAGACGTTGTTGGGCACATCATCAATGCGCGGGCCTGCGATGAAACCGCACACCTGGGCCTTCTTGCCGAAGACGATGATGTCGGGCTCAATGCCCATGTGCTCCACCGCCCACATCTTGCCGGTGATGCCCATACCGCTCTGCACCTCATCCATGATCAGCAGGAACTCGTGCTCATCGGCCAGGCGGCGCAATTCTTTGAAGAATTCAGGGCGGAAGTGATTGTCGCCACCTTCACCCTGGATGGGTTCGATGATCAGGCCGGCAATATCGCCGGGGTGCTGCTGCAGGGCGTATTCGATCTGCGTGATGGCAATCTCTTCGGCGCGCTTGACGTCCGCCAGCACCTCATCGGTGATG
Protein-coding regions in this window:
- the lat gene encoding L-lysine 6-transaminase; translation: MKPSDVHATIAKHLPAGSEPIVLDVEGSHGPYLRDALTGKEYIDFFTYFASAPIGHNHPKMHDSDFIEKMMSVAITKPSSSDFFTTYMAEFVETFSKHIMPASMQHLFLIAGGALAVENALKVAFDWKVRRNIATFSKPPTGRMHKIDGMGSKIIHFREAFHGRSGYTMSMTNTNDERKYMYFPKFDWPRIMNPKLRFPITDEVLADVKRAEEIAITQIEYALQQHPGDIAGLIIEPIQGEGGDNHFRPEFFKELRRLADEHEFLLIMDEVQSGMGITGKMWAVEHMGIEPDIIVFGKKAQVCGFIAGPRIDDVPNNVFEEESRINSTWGGDLTDMVRSQRFIEIMAEEKLVEHTAKMGEKLIAGLQTVAAGSKGFLDNVRGRGMMVAFDVPNSAERDALLARMKDNGVYALSCGNRSVRFRGTLDTPAEIIDKTLEILAASLPKA